A genomic segment from Rhodobacter sp. CZR27 encodes:
- a CDS encoding DUF1800 family protein has translation MTDGPALTAIRFGYGLPLPEGAPTTPEGMLTLLRGPDRAAEDRPLPRLPDLLPAMRTLAESQRLPESDPAKTARLREAREAIRDQARRSAAVSIGRALASPDGFRERLVQFWSGHFAVVARSARDGALPGALVEEAIRPHLAGHFAELLAAVTLHPAMISYLDQDSSVGPGSPAGRKRARGLNENLARELMELHTLGVGAAYSQADVTEMAELLTGLGFSIEKGFTFRRNAAEPGAETVLGTSYEGRGLGPIRRALADLAARPETARHIATKLARHFVADTPDPDLVAAMERAFLDTGGDLPAVYGAMLAHPAARAAPQAKVRQPFDYVVAGLRAFGIRPEEVERLPGKRLDRLILVPMAGMGQPWQRPAGPDGWPEEASAWITPPRLSSRILWALEMPTAFRRELPDPLALVDRALGPFAGAELRQAVSRAESRRDAAGLVLASAEFNRR, from the coding sequence ATGACCGATGGCCCCGCCCTGACCGCGATCCGGTTCGGATACGGCCTGCCGCTGCCGGAAGGGGCGCCGACCACGCCCGAAGGCATGCTGACCCTGCTCCGCGGCCCCGATCGTGCCGCGGAGGACCGGCCGCTGCCGCGGCTGCCGGACCTGCTGCCCGCAATGCGCACGCTCGCCGAAAGCCAGAGGCTGCCGGAAAGCGATCCCGCAAAGACGGCGCGCCTGCGTGAGGCGCGGGAAGCGATCCGCGATCAGGCGCGACGGTCGGCGGCGGTCTCGATCGGCCGGGCGCTGGCCTCGCCCGATGGCTTCCGCGAGCGGCTGGTGCAGTTCTGGTCGGGCCATTTCGCCGTGGTAGCGCGCAGCGCCCGCGACGGGGCGCTGCCGGGCGCCCTGGTCGAGGAGGCGATCCGCCCGCATCTCGCCGGGCACTTTGCCGAGCTCCTGGCCGCCGTGACGCTGCACCCGGCCATGATCTCCTATCTCGACCAGGACAGCTCGGTCGGGCCCGGCTCGCCCGCCGGGCGAAAGCGCGCGAGGGGGCTGAACGAGAACCTGGCCCGCGAGCTGATGGAGCTGCACACGCTGGGCGTGGGCGCCGCCTATTCGCAGGCCGACGTGACCGAGATGGCGGAGCTTCTGACCGGGCTCGGCTTCAGCATCGAGAAGGGCTTCACCTTCCGGCGCAACGCGGCCGAACCGGGGGCCGAGACGGTTCTGGGCACGAGCTACGAGGGCCGCGGCCTCGGGCCGATCCGCAGGGCGCTGGCCGATCTGGCCGCCCGACCCGAGACCGCCCGCCACATCGCGACCAAGCTTGCCCGGCATTTCGTGGCCGACACGCCCGACCCGGATCTGGTGGCGGCGATGGAACGCGCCTTCCTCGACACCGGGGGCGATCTGCCCGCGGTCTATGGCGCGATGCTGGCCCATCCGGCCGCCCGGGCCGCGCCGCAGGCCAAGGTGCGCCAGCCCTTCGACTATGTGGTGGCGGGGCTCAGGGCCTTCGGCATCCGGCCCGAGGAGGTGGAGCGGCTTCCGGGCAAGCGGCTCGACCGGCTGATCCTTGTCCCGATGGCCGGGATGGGCCAGCCCTGGCAGCGCCCCGCGGGACCCGACGGCTGGCCCGAGGAAGCCTCGGCCTGGATCACCCCGCCCCGGCTGTCCTCGCGCATCCTCTGGGCGCTCGAGATGCCGACCGCCTTCCGGCGCGAATTGCCCGATCCCCTGGCCCTCGTCGACCGCGCGCTCGGCCCCTTCGCGGGGGCGGAGTTGCGGCAGGCGGTGAGCCGGGCCGAAAGCCGGCGCGACGCGGCGGGCCTCGTGCTCGCCTCGGCCGAATTCAACCGGCGATAG
- a CDS encoding DUF1501 domain-containing protein: MIDRRIFLQGLTALGCSAAAHPLITTMTLAGDAATLGENRLVVVVLRGAMDGLDVVRPFEDPLLATYRPTLARGNGLALSQGFALHPALGGLSDLWQRGELGFVHAVSTPYRDKRSHFDGQDLLEAGTSPDVPRGTARDGWLNRMLQAVPGLRAETAWAVGRDPLPVIEGMAPVRSWSPDLRLDLSAQNRRLLGELYHDDPLFRDVAAEALELAAAIPGAAEGGARGRKGKGKGNPFADIDGLAGFAAERLRGEARIAAFSLSGWDTHRSQARSILKPLSQLERLLLRLRDGLGPAWERTAVLAMTEFGRTARENGSGGTDHGTAGAMLVAGGAVRGGQVMGRWPGLGDAALYAGRDLMPTSDVRAWAAWTMRALYGFDRGLLEGSVFPGLDMGDDPGLVL, encoded by the coding sequence ATGATCGACCGGCGCATCTTCCTGCAGGGGCTCACCGCGCTCGGCTGCTCGGCCGCGGCCCATCCGCTGATCACCACCATGACGCTCGCGGGCGATGCCGCCACCCTGGGCGAGAACCGGCTGGTGGTGGTCGTGCTGCGCGGCGCGATGGACGGGCTCGACGTGGTGCGCCCCTTCGAGGACCCGCTTCTCGCGACCTATCGCCCGACGCTGGCCCGCGGGAACGGGCTTGCGCTGTCGCAGGGCTTCGCGCTGCATCCGGCGCTTGGCGGCCTGTCGGATCTCTGGCAGCGGGGCGAGCTCGGCTTCGTCCACGCCGTCTCGACCCCCTACCGCGACAAGCGCAGCCATTTCGACGGGCAGGACCTGCTCGAGGCCGGCACCAGCCCCGACGTGCCGCGGGGGACGGCCCGCGATGGCTGGCTGAACCGGATGCTGCAGGCGGTGCCGGGCCTTCGGGCCGAGACCGCCTGGGCGGTCGGGCGCGACCCGCTGCCGGTGATCGAGGGCATGGCGCCGGTGCGGTCCTGGTCCCCGGACCTGAGGCTCGACCTTTCGGCGCAGAACCGCCGGCTTCTGGGCGAGCTCTATCACGACGACCCGCTGTTCCGCGACGTGGCGGCCGAGGCGCTGGAGCTTGCCGCGGCGATCCCCGGGGCCGCGGAGGGCGGGGCGCGGGGGCGGAAGGGAAAGGGCAAGGGAAATCCCTTCGCCGACATCGACGGGCTGGCGGGCTTCGCCGCCGAGCGGCTGCGCGGCGAGGCGCGGATCGCGGCCTTCTCGCTCTCGGGCTGGGACACGCACCGCAGCCAGGCCCGGTCGATCCTGAAGCCGCTCTCGCAGCTCGAACGCCTGCTGCTGCGGCTCAGGGACGGGCTGGGACCGGCCTGGGAGAGGACGGCGGTCCTCGCCATGACCGAATTCGGCCGCACCGCGCGCGAGAACGGCTCGGGCGGGACGGACCACGGCACGGCGGGGGCGATGCTGGTCGCCGGCGGCGCGGTGCGCGGCGGGCAGGTGATGGGGCGCTGGCCGGGGCTGGGGGATGCCGCCCTCTATGCCGGGCGCGATCTCATGCCCACTTCGGACGTGCGCGCCTGGGCCGCCTGGACGATGCGCGCGCTCTACGGCTTCGACCGGGGGCTGCTGGAAGGCAGCGTCTTCCCCGGTCTCGACATGGGGGACGATCCGGGGCTCGTGCTCTGA
- a CDS encoding DUF2793 domain-containing protein: MSDTSPILQLPYILPSQAQKHVTHNEALRLLDVLVQPTVLDRDRTAPPASPAAGARHLVPAGASGAWAGHTDEIAVWEAETAVWRFLAPQPGWQTFVLAEGAGLVFTVTGWQTLNQLAPEFASLGISTAADETNRLAVASSATLLTHSGEGHQLKVNKAAAGDTASLLFQTGWSGRAEIGLAGSDDLSVKVSPDGDTFRTALRVDRGTGRVMLPQGMTVTGSVTGTAVQASAADATAGRLLAVGAFGLGGTAPLIGNAEVTDGSIAPGFYGYDSAQGSSGGPSGVQCGILLHQSRTSGAGEVQLFLVESAAGAGCLPGILFSRARSGGAWSGWFAGGVVDSAGNANGRYIRHQDGTQTCWQSVTTVTSGEAAITFPAPFSSTSGLITTMGVNGTAASSICPRITARTATGANVSAFNTSNARIAVRVELISMGRWY, encoded by the coding sequence GCTCGACGTGCTGGTGCAGCCCACGGTCCTCGACCGGGACCGCACGGCGCCGCCCGCCTCTCCGGCGGCCGGCGCGCGCCATCTGGTGCCGGCGGGGGCCAGCGGTGCCTGGGCCGGCCACACGGACGAGATCGCGGTCTGGGAGGCCGAGACGGCGGTCTGGCGCTTCCTGGCCCCGCAGCCCGGCTGGCAGACCTTCGTGCTGGCCGAGGGGGCGGGCCTCGTCTTCACCGTGACGGGCTGGCAGACGCTGAACCAGCTCGCGCCGGAATTCGCCTCGCTCGGCATCTCCACTGCTGCGGACGAGACCAACCGGCTGGCCGTCGCCTCCTCGGCCACGCTGCTCACCCATTCCGGCGAGGGGCATCAGCTCAAGGTCAACAAGGCCGCGGCCGGGGATACGGCGAGCCTGCTGTTCCAGACCGGCTGGTCGGGCCGGGCCGAGATCGGGCTGGCGGGCAGCGACGACCTCTCGGTGAAGGTCAGCCCGGACGGCGATACCTTCCGCACCGCGCTCCGGGTGGACCGCGGCACGGGCCGGGTGATGCTGCCGCAGGGCATGACCGTCACCGGCAGCGTCACCGGCACGGCGGTGCAGGCCTCGGCCGCGGATGCGACGGCCGGCCGGCTGCTGGCGGTCGGGGCCTTCGGGCTGGGGGGCACGGCGCCGCTGATCGGCAATGCCGAGGTGACGGACGGCTCGATCGCGCCGGGCTTCTACGGCTATGACAGTGCCCAGGGCAGCAGCGGCGGGCCCTCGGGGGTGCAGTGCGGGATCCTGCTGCACCAGAGCCGCACGTCCGGCGCGGGCGAGGTGCAGCTTTTCCTCGTGGAGAGCGCGGCCGGGGCGGGCTGCCTGCCGGGCATCCTGTTCTCGCGGGCCCGCAGCGGCGGGGCATGGTCCGGCTGGTTCGCGGGTGGCGTGGTGGACAGCGCAGGCAATGCCAACGGCCGCTACATCCGCCACCAGGACGGCACGCAGACCTGCTGGCAGTCGGTGACCACCGTGACCTCGGGCGAGGCGGCCATCACCTTTCCGGCTCCGTTCTCCTCCACCTCGGGCCTCATCACGACGATGGGCGTCAATGGCACCGCGGCCAGCTCGATCTGTCCGCGCATCACCGCGCGCACCGCGACCGGCGCCAATGTCTCGGCCTTCAACACCTCGAACGCGCGTATCGCCGTGAGGGTCGAGCTGATCTCGATGGGGCGCTGGTACTGA